The following are encoded in a window of Solibacillus sp. FSL R7-0668 genomic DNA:
- a CDS encoding PadR family transcriptional regulator yields MNPQFKKGVLNLCVLALLEKKDMYGYELVQAISTQIEISEGAVYPLLRRLTNEGLFTTYLMESTEGPPRKYYQITSQGIEQLNSLKAEWKSFSAGVNTLIQGSN; encoded by the coding sequence ATGAATCCTCAATTTAAAAAAGGCGTGCTGAATTTATGTGTGCTGGCTCTTTTAGAAAAGAAAGATATGTATGGCTATGAGCTGGTACAAGCCATCTCTACTCAAATTGAAATATCAGAAGGCGCAGTTTATCCATTATTACGAAGGCTGACCAATGAAGGTTTATTTACAACGTATTTAATGGAATCCACAGAGGGACCACCGCGCAAATATTATCAAATCACATCACAAGGCATCGAGCAGTTAAATAGCTTAAAGGCAGAATGGAAAAGCTTTAGTGCAGGCGTAAATACATTAATTCAAGGGAGTAATTAA